One window of the Glycocaulis alkaliphilus genome contains the following:
- the recO gene encoding DNA repair protein RecO, translating to MEWTDTGRIIAVRNYGETSAIVELLTPEHGRHPGLVRGGRSKAMRPILQPGNAVRAVWRARLDEHLGNYALEAESLDAGALMDDPLALSGLNAACAMAVLALPEREAHPAVHGAFEVLVSSLNDIDIWPALYIRWEAGLLADLGYGMDLKKCAATGQTHDLKYVSPRTGRAVSAEAGAEYADRLLALPGFMAGSGEVSPGDIAAGLKLTAHFIERRVLWPTDKVLPEARTRMIERLESAGRL from the coding sequence ATGGAATGGACTGATACCGGCCGCATCATCGCTGTGCGCAATTATGGCGAGACCAGCGCCATTGTGGAGCTGCTGACACCGGAGCATGGCCGTCATCCCGGCCTCGTACGCGGCGGAAGGTCGAAGGCCATGCGGCCAATCCTGCAGCCGGGCAATGCGGTGCGGGCGGTCTGGCGGGCGAGGCTGGACGAGCATCTGGGCAATTATGCGCTGGAAGCAGAATCGCTGGACGCGGGCGCGCTGATGGATGATCCGCTGGCGCTGTCGGGTCTCAATGCGGCCTGCGCGATGGCGGTGCTGGCCCTGCCGGAGCGCGAGGCACATCCGGCGGTGCATGGCGCGTTCGAGGTGCTGGTGTCATCCCTCAATGACATCGATATATGGCCCGCGCTCTACATTCGCTGGGAGGCGGGCCTGCTGGCTGATCTCGGTTATGGCATGGATCTGAAGAAGTGCGCCGCGACCGGCCAGACCCACGATCTCAAATATGTCAGCCCGCGTACCGGACGTGCCGTGAGCGCTGAAGCCGGAGCCGAATATGCCGACCGCCTGCTGGCCCTGCCGGGCTTCATGGCGGGGTCGGGCGAGGTCTCGCCGGGCGACATTGCTGCCGGGCTGAAACTGACCGCCCACTTCATCGAGCGGCGCGTATTGTGGCCGACTGACAAGGTATTGCCCGAAGCGCGCACGCGCATGATCGAGCGGCTGGAATCGGCGGGCAGACTTTAG
- the era gene encoding GTPase Era, translating to MTSKDTTRAGFVAVMGAPNAGKSSLVNALVGQKVSIVTHKVQTTRFQIRGVMMKDRTQVVLVDTPGVFAPRRRLDRAMVKAAWAGADEADAIVHVVDAAAASRVLKGRTGGQDARADEDTRRVIEGLKNANRTAILALNKIDLIKRDELLALAQSLHETGAYSEVFMISASNGSGVKDLAARLVALMPEGEFFYDEDQIADLPMRLLAAEITREKLFLRVHDELPYGLTVETDSWQDRKDGSVRIEQTIYVEREGHKPMVIGKGGQTLKTIGELARKELSADLEREVHLFLHVKVRPGWSEERARYSALGLEFDA from the coding sequence ATGACCAGTAAGGACACCACCCGCGCAGGCTTTGTTGCCGTGATGGGCGCGCCCAATGCGGGCAAATCCAGCCTTGTGAACGCGCTGGTCGGCCAGAAGGTCTCCATCGTCACCCACAAGGTGCAAACCACGCGCTTCCAGATACGCGGCGTGATGATGAAGGACCGCACGCAGGTCGTGCTGGTCGATACGCCCGGCGTATTCGCGCCGCGCCGCCGCCTCGACCGGGCGATGGTGAAAGCAGCCTGGGCCGGGGCAGACGAGGCCGATGCCATCGTCCATGTGGTCGATGCCGCTGCCGCGTCGCGCGTGCTGAAGGGCCGTACAGGCGGGCAGGATGCGCGCGCCGACGAAGATACGCGCCGCGTGATCGAGGGGCTTAAAAACGCCAATCGGACGGCCATTCTGGCGCTCAACAAGATTGATCTCATCAAGCGGGACGAGCTGCTGGCGCTGGCGCAAAGCCTCCATGAAACAGGCGCTTACAGCGAGGTCTTCATGATCTCGGCGAGTAATGGCAGCGGCGTGAAGGATCTTGCCGCGCGCCTGGTCGCGCTGATGCCCGAAGGCGAGTTCTTCTACGATGAGGACCAGATCGCCGATCTGCCGATGCGCCTGCTCGCTGCGGAGATTACGCGCGAAAAACTGTTCCTGCGCGTGCATGACGAGCTGCCCTATGGCCTCACCGTGGAGACCGATAGCTGGCAGGATCGCAAGGATGGTTCGGTGCGTATCGAGCAGACGATCTACGTGGAGCGCGAAGGCCACAAGCCGATGGTTATCGGCAAGGGTGGACAGACGCTCAAAACCATTGGCGAACTGGCCCGCAAGGAACTCTCCGCCGATCTGGAGCGCGAGGTTCACCTCTTCCTGCACGTGAAGGTGCGTCCCGGCTGGAGCGAGGAGCGTGCGCGCTATTCCGCGCTCGGCCTGGAGTTTGATGCGTGA
- the rnc gene encoding ribonuclease III, giving the protein MTNRLKQLEDAIGYKFTDPGLLEIALTHASHGDGRRRTDSNERMEFLGDRVLGLLVAEQLYSMFEGLSEGGLAHRLNALVNKGACARVARSIGLGEALLLSPGEERLGGREKESILGDACEALIGAIYLDGGLPAARAFFDSAWEEELAQLTRQTKDAKSYLQEWAARKSLPAPAYNLVSRKGPDHRPHFTVEVTIDGLEPAMGEGATKQAAQRAAADAMLKREHAHDQ; this is encoded by the coding sequence ATGACCAACCGGCTGAAGCAGCTTGAAGACGCCATCGGCTATAAGTTTACCGATCCCGGCCTGCTGGAAATCGCGCTGACCCATGCCAGCCATGGCGATGGCCGCCGCCGCACGGACTCCAACGAACGCATGGAGTTTCTGGGCGATCGCGTGCTGGGCCTTCTGGTGGCCGAACAGCTCTATTCCATGTTTGAGGGCCTTAGCGAAGGCGGGCTGGCGCATCGTCTGAACGCGCTGGTCAATAAGGGGGCGTGCGCGCGCGTGGCTCGGTCCATCGGTTTGGGAGAAGCGCTGCTGCTATCGCCGGGCGAAGAGCGCCTTGGCGGGCGCGAGAAGGAATCCATCCTTGGCGATGCCTGCGAGGCGCTGATCGGCGCGATATATCTCGATGGCGGGCTCCCAGCTGCGCGTGCCTTTTTCGACTCCGCGTGGGAGGAGGAGCTGGCCCAGCTCACCCGCCAGACCAAGGATGCGAAATCCTATCTGCAGGAGTGGGCGGCGCGCAAAAGCCTGCCTGCTCCGGCCTATAACTTGGTGTCACGCAAAGGGCCGGATCATCGCCCCCATTTCACCGTGGAAGTAACGATAGACGGGCTGGAACCTGCTATGGGTGAAGGCGCGACCAAACAGGCCGCGCAGCGCGCCGCCGCCGACGCCATGCTCAAACGGGAACACGCCCATGACCAGTAA
- the acpS gene encoding holo-ACP synthase encodes MIIGIGTDIIDIRRIERSIERFGDRFKNRVFSAGERAKAESRRREVDTYAKRFAAKEATAKALGTGIYRGVIWRDLEVINLKGGKPTMKLSGKALERARALTPDGMDFTVHLTLTDDYPWAQAFAILEAIPKVEPGA; translated from the coding sequence GTGATAATCGGCATCGGCACCGACATCATCGACATTCGCCGCATCGAGCGGTCGATTGAGCGGTTTGGCGACCGGTTCAAGAACAGGGTTTTCAGCGCTGGCGAGCGCGCCAAGGCCGAAAGCCGGCGCCGCGAGGTGGACACCTATGCCAAGCGCTTTGCCGCCAAGGAAGCGACCGCCAAGGCGCTGGGTACCGGCATTTACCGGGGCGTGATCTGGCGTGATCTGGAAGTCATCAACCTCAAAGGCGGCAAGCCCACGATGAAGCTGTCGGGCAAGGCGCTGGAGCGCGCCCGCGCCCTGACGCCGGACGGCATGGATTTCACCGTCCACCTGACCCTGACCGATGATTACCCTTGGGCGCAGGCCTTCGCGATCCTGGAAGCGATCCCGAAGGTGGAGCCGGGCGCATGA
- a CDS encoding pyridoxine 5'-phosphate synthase, with protein sequence MLRLGLNIDHVATIRNARGGAHPDPVRAAAVAQSAGADGITIHLREDRRHIRDGDLEAIRSATRLPINLEMAATDEMAAIAERFRPHAACLVPEKREERTTEGGLDVAGLHNTIAPIVRRLKDAGCRVSLFIEPDPVQIAVAEVLGAPVVELHTGRYAELWLEGDEAGVARELERLKDAAREAARRGIEPHAGHGLTFDNVKPVAAIAELAELNIGHFLIGEAIFTGLETAVKRMRALMDEARAEKVA encoded by the coding sequence ATGTTGCGTCTCGGACTGAACATTGATCACGTCGCGACGATCAGGAACGCGCGCGGCGGCGCGCATCCCGATCCGGTACGTGCGGCGGCGGTGGCGCAAAGCGCGGGCGCGGACGGAATTACCATCCATTTGCGCGAAGACCGGCGTCATATTCGCGACGGTGATCTGGAGGCGATCCGTTCGGCCACGCGCCTGCCGATCAATCTGGAAATGGCCGCAACAGACGAGATGGCGGCCATTGCCGAGCGTTTCCGGCCGCACGCGGCCTGCCTGGTGCCAGAGAAGCGCGAGGAGCGCACGACCGAAGGCGGGCTGGATGTGGCGGGCCTGCACAACACCATCGCGCCGATTGTGCGCCGTCTGAAGGATGCGGGGTGCCGCGTCTCGCTCTTCATCGAGCCGGACCCGGTGCAGATTGCGGTTGCCGAAGTGCTGGGCGCACCGGTCGTGGAACTGCACACCGGGCGCTATGCCGAGCTCTGGCTGGAGGGCGATGAAGCGGGTGTCGCGCGCGAGCTGGAACGCCTGAAGGACGCGGCCAGAGAGGCAGCCCGGCGCGGGATCGAGCCGCATGCGGGGCATGGCCTGACCTTCGACAATGTGAAGCCGGTGGCCGCAATCGCGGAGCTCGCCGAGCTGAATATCGGCCATTTCCTGATCGGCGAGGCGATCTTTACCGGGCTGGAGACGGCCGTGAAGCGCATGCGCGCTTTGATGGATGAAGCGCGCGCGGAGAAAGTCGCGTGA